A part of Xenopus tropicalis strain Nigerian chromosome 4, UCB_Xtro_10.0, whole genome shotgun sequence genomic DNA contains:
- the mrps14 gene encoding 28S ribosomal protein S14, mitochondrial, protein MAASMLGSVFRSARQLFPWPSATCTNQVRNYYVDWRMFRDVKRRKMAYEYADERLRVNALRKNIILPKELREVADKEIAAFPVDSCPVRIRNRCVLTSRPRGVKRRWRLSRIVFRHLADNNQMSGIQRAMW, encoded by the exons ATGGCGGCTTCCATGCTGGGGAGTGTGTTTCGAAGCGCTCGGCAG ttgtttccTTGGCCTTCTGCAACTTGTACAAATCAAGTCCGAAATTACTACGTTGACTGGAGGATGTTTCGGGATGTTAAAAGGAGGAAAATGGCATATGAATACGCTGATGAGAGATTGAGAGTCAATGCTTTGCGGAAAAACATTATTCTCCCTAAAGAACTGCGG GAAGTGGCAGATAAAGAAATTGCTGCATTTCCAGTAGATAGCTGCCCTGTAAGAATCCGTAATCGCTGTGTCCTGACTTCTCGACCACGGGGTGTAAAAAGACGTTGGCGGCTAAGTCGAATTGTGTTCCGTCATCTAGCCGATAACAACCAAATGTCTGGCATTCAGAGAGCCATGTGGTAG